TTTGCAGCCACGGGTTTATGTGAAACACATGGAACTTTTGGAAAAATTACCAGAATTGACCTGCCAAAAATTCTATATGGGCATAAAACTTAAAGACATAGACAGGGAGTTGAATGACAAAATATCGGAGATTATTCGTCAACACAAGGGATCTCAAGAGCTGGTCACTGTGATTATGCACAAACAACATAAATTCTCTTTTGTTTCAAAAAACAAAGTGAAAATTTCCCCGGATCTGGTGAAAGATCTTCAAAAACTTAAAAAGGTAGAGTTGGCTGTTAGGTGATTATTTTAATTTTTGGAAAACGACTTTCGGATTGCCTGTAACATGTTGCCGGCCGGTTTCACAAGATGGATAGATGTTTATCTCTTGTTGTCCTCTGCCACAGAAAAACTCCAAATAGCACTAATATCAGGTTTTTCCATAAAAGGTGGATCCAACTGTTTGCCAAAAAATGAGGATTTTGCCAGATATAAACCATAGCAACCATGAATAAAGCAAATTCCACCAGAAAACTTTTTATGTCATAGGGCACACGAAAGTGTTTTTGACCAAGAAAATAAGAAACCAAAGCCATTGTCAAATAACAAACAAATGTTGTAATGGCTGCACCTGTATAGCCAACCTCAGGGATTAACAAATAATTTAAAATCAGTGTTAACAATGCTCCTGCAATGGCAATCAAAGAACCATAAATGGTTTTATCGGTAAGTTTATACCAAACCGATAAGTTGAAATAAACTCCAAGAAAAAAATTAGCCAAAATCAACCAGGGTACAATAACCAGTCCGGTCCTGTATGCCTCTCCCACAAAGTAACCAATCCAACTCAAATTGGCTACAATTCCCAAAGCAACAAACAACATTACTTTAACAAAATATTTCATCACCAAGGCATATACTTCTTTATGATCACTGTCTTTTGATTTTTGAAAGAAAAACGGATCGGCGGCATATCTATAGGCCTGAATGATGATGGACATCAAAATGGCAATTTTATAGCATGCACCGTAGATGCCCACCTGTGCCAGTTTGTCCTCTGCATCGCCCGGTGAAAGATATTTAATCATAGGCCGGTCGATGGTTTCATTCACGATGCCGGCCAATCCCATCACAGCCAATGGCCAGCCATAGTGTATCATCTTTGAAATCAGCGGTCTGTTTAGAATCAGTCGTGCCGTCTTTATTTGCGGCCATAAGCTGATCAGTAGAACGAATGAAGCCAGCAAGTTGGATAGAAAAATATAACCTACTCCCAAAGAAGGGTCATACAACTTCGACCATATACCTCCATGGTGATCGCATAACCATGGAAGCCATAAGATAAAAAACAAATTGAACAACACATTACACAGGATATTGGTCATTTTTATCAATGCAAATTTTACCGGACGGTTTTGGAGCCGCAACCTTGCAAGGGGAATGGCAGAGATGGCGTCAATGGCCAAAATACAGGCAAACCATACAACATACGTTTTGTATGGCACATCCAATCCATTGCTCAGCAATTGATGCAACCAATCCCTCAATAGAATGACCACTATAATAAAACCGACAGAAATCAATGAAACAAACAACAAAGATTGACTGTAAACAACCGGTTCATCGTTTTTTTGAGAGAATCTGAAGTAGGCCGTTTCCATGCCGAATGTCAGCAAAACTTGCAAAAATGCCACATAGGCATATAGTTCCGATACGATGCCAT
This window of the Vicingaceae bacterium genome carries:
- a CDS encoding polysaccharide biosynthesis protein, yielding MGQIKKLAGQTLIYGGTNMAARFINYLLVPLYTYYFSPEQYGIVSELYAYVAFLQVLLTFGMETAYFRFSQKNDEPVVYSQSLLFVSLISVGFIIVVILLRDWLHQLLSNGLDVPYKTYVVWFACILAIDAISAIPLARLRLQNRPVKFALIKMTNILCNVLFNLFFILWLPWLCDHHGGIWSKLYDPSLGVGYIFLSNLLASFVLLISLWPQIKTARLILNRPLISKMIHYGWPLAVMGLAGIVNETIDRPMIKYLSPGDAEDKLAQVGIYGACYKIAILMSIIIQAYRYAADPFFFQKSKDSDHKEVYALVMKYFVKVMLFVALGIVANLSWIGYFVGEAYRTGLVIVPWLILANFFLGVYFNLSVWYKLTDKTIYGSLIAIAGALLTLILNYLLIPEVGYTGAAITTFVCYLTMALVSYFLGQKHFRVPYDIKSFLVEFALFMVAMVYIWQNPHFLANSWIHLLWKNLILVLFGVFLWQRTTRDKHLSIL